One window from the genome of Streptomyces cadmiisoli encodes:
- a CDS encoding endonuclease V: MTTVSIPAGWPATEEQARAVQDRLRERVVLDEPGPPPGTGHVTGVDVAYDDERDVVAAAAVVLDAATLAVVAEATAVGRISFPYVPGLLAFREIPTVLAALDALSRPPGLVVCDGYGLAHPRRFGLASHLGVLTGLPTIGVAKNPFAFTHDDPAPARGSAAPLLDGPEEVGRALRTRDGVKPVFVSVGHRVDLDTACAHVLRLTPRYRLPETTRLADSLCRRALRDSVGR; the protein is encoded by the coding sequence ATGACGACCGTGAGCATTCCCGCGGGCTGGCCCGCGACCGAGGAACAGGCCAGGGCGGTCCAGGACCGGCTGCGCGAGCGGGTGGTGCTGGACGAGCCCGGTCCACCGCCCGGGACGGGGCACGTGACCGGCGTCGACGTCGCCTACGACGACGAGCGGGACGTGGTGGCGGCAGCGGCCGTCGTGCTGGACGCGGCCACGCTCGCGGTGGTCGCCGAGGCGACGGCCGTCGGGCGGATCTCCTTCCCGTACGTGCCCGGCCTGCTCGCCTTCCGCGAGATCCCGACCGTGCTGGCCGCCCTCGACGCCCTGTCCCGTCCGCCGGGACTCGTCGTCTGCGACGGCTACGGCCTGGCCCACCCGCGCCGCTTCGGCCTCGCCAGCCATCTCGGCGTCCTCACCGGCCTGCCGACGATCGGCGTCGCCAAGAACCCGTTCGCCTTCACCCATGACGATCCGGCCCCCGCCCGCGGGTCGGCCGCACCGCTGCTGGACGGGCCCGAGGAGGTCGGGCGCGCCCTGCGCACCCGGGACGGGGTCAAACCGGTGTTCGTGTCGGTCGGCCACCGCGTGGACCTCGACACGGCCTGCGCCCATGTACTGCGGCTGACGCCGCGTTACCGGCTGCCGGAGACGACCCGGCTCGCGGACTCCCTGTGCCGGCGGGCCCTGCGCGACTCCGTCGGCCGCTGA
- the mmpA gene encoding morphogenic membrane protein MmpA, with the protein MTTHRAPEPLAHPSRPVERAVTLGLVLAVAAGLAWIGGMIYTLAEWTF; encoded by the coding sequence ATGACGACGCACCGCGCTCCCGAGCCCCTCGCCCACCCCAGCCGGCCCGTCGAGCGGGCCGTGACGCTCGGACTGGTCCTGGCCGTGGCGGCCGGTCTCGCCTGGATCGGCGGGATGATCTACACGCTGGCCGAGTGGACCTTCTAG
- a CDS encoding saccharopine dehydrogenase family protein: MSRLKRTDRPYDIVLFGATGFVGELTAEYLAAHAPEDLRWAIAGRGELKLARLRERLRGLAPGGAEIGVLRADVADPASLRRLAEQARVVASTVGPYVTYGEELVAACADTGADCLDLSGEPEFIDRMYVRHDARARETGARLVHACGFDSVPHDLGVYFTVRQLPEGVPLTVDAYVTVDATLSGGTFASALNQMSRGRRLAAAARDRRRHEPRLVGRRAVAPTGAPRFAPEVGAWALPLPTVDPQIVRGSARALDRYGPDFRYRQYAAVRHLPVAFGAVAAVGTLAVAAQLPSARRWLSGRLQPGEGPSAEKRARSWFSVRFVGEGGGRRVFTEVAGGDPGYGETAKMFAEGALSLAFDDLPPTAGQVTTAAAMGDALTERLRAAGMTFRVAAVR; the protein is encoded by the coding sequence ATGAGCAGGCTGAAAAGGACGGACCGTCCCTACGACATCGTGCTCTTCGGGGCCACCGGCTTCGTCGGGGAACTCACGGCGGAGTACCTCGCCGCCCACGCGCCCGAGGACCTGCGCTGGGCGATCGCCGGCCGCGGTGAACTGAAACTGGCCCGGCTGCGGGAGCGGTTGCGGGGCCTGGCGCCGGGCGGCGCGGAGATCGGGGTGCTGCGCGCCGACGTCGCCGATCCGGCGTCGCTGCGCCGCCTCGCCGAGCAGGCGCGCGTGGTGGCGTCCACGGTGGGCCCCTACGTGACGTACGGCGAGGAGCTGGTCGCGGCCTGCGCGGACACCGGCGCGGACTGTCTCGACCTGTCGGGTGAGCCGGAGTTCATCGACCGGATGTACGTACGGCACGACGCACGCGCGCGGGAGACCGGCGCCCGGCTGGTGCACGCCTGCGGTTTCGACTCGGTGCCGCACGACCTCGGGGTGTACTTCACGGTGCGGCAGCTGCCCGAGGGCGTACCGCTGACGGTCGACGCGTACGTGACCGTCGACGCCACCCTCTCGGGTGGCACGTTCGCCTCCGCGCTGAACCAGATGTCGCGGGGGCGCCGGCTGGCGGCCGCGGCCCGGGACCGCCGCCGGCACGAGCCGCGCCTGGTGGGACGGCGGGCGGTGGCGCCGACCGGGGCGCCGCGGTTCGCCCCGGAGGTCGGCGCCTGGGCACTGCCGCTGCCGACGGTCGACCCGCAGATCGTGCGCGGTTCGGCGAGGGCGCTGGACCGGTACGGCCCCGACTTCCGCTACCGGCAGTACGCGGCCGTACGGCACCTGCCCGTCGCGTTCGGCGCGGTGGCGGCCGTCGGCACGCTGGCGGTGGCCGCCCAACTGCCGTCCGCGCGGCGCTGGTTGTCCGGCCGGCTCCAGCCCGGGGAGGGTCCGAGCGCCGAGAAGCGGGCGCGGAGCTGGTTCTCCGTGCGGTTCGTCGGCGAGGGCGGCGGCCGGCGGGTCTTCACCGAGGTCGCCGGCGGCGACCCCGGGTACGGGGAGACGGCGAAGATGTTCGCCGAGGGAGCCCTGTCCCTGGCCTTCGACGACCTCCCGCCGACGGCCGGTCAGGTCACCACGGCCGCGGCGATGGGCGACGCGCTGACCGAGCGGCTGCGCGCGGCGGGCATGACGTTCCGGGTGGCGGCGGTCCGGTGA